The following nucleotide sequence is from Ignavibacteria bacterium.
AGTTGAAGGTCGTAGATACGAAGTCCGCTTCTTATTCTTGCAAGAAGCTCATCATTTTCTACCGGTTTAGTAACATAATCATCTGCACCGGTATCTAGTCCTGTAACTTTATCGTGCAAGGCAGATTTAGCGGTCAATAAAATAAAATAAGTTTGACGATGCTCTGGATTGGATTTTACTTTTTCACATAACGCAGCACCATCCATGACAGGCATATTCCAATCAGCAAGAATAATTTGAGGCGAGAATTCATTAAGAATTTTAAGAGCCTGCAAACCATCCTCGGCAGTTTGAACTTCAAAGTTGTTAACTGTCAAAAGCCGTTCTAACAAATATCGAGCATGTTCTTCATCTTCGACAATAAGTAT
It contains:
- a CDS encoding response regulator, encoding MTEQKRKILIVEDEEHARYLLERLLTVNNFEVQTAEDGLQALKILNEFSPQIILADWNMPVMDGAALCEKVKSNPEHRQTYFILLTAKSALHDKVTGLDTGADDYVTKPVENDELLARIRSGLRIYDLQLELKKSEHDRALLEMAATLGHQMNNPLSAFTMAMASMKKNIAQKNLDEIQDDIDLMNDAIKRMQEITSKLSKLKDPSLTTYLGNTKMLKI